A single genomic interval of Atribacterota bacterium harbors:
- a CDS encoding DUF3795 domain-containing protein, producing MTQVLSVCGLLCDQCEYFNSHCAGCQAVRGSTFWAQEAFPDKICPLYQCSVMEKRYSHCGQCPELPCKKYANLRDPNISEEEHDQSIKERVSRMKQMEK from the coding sequence ATGACTCAAGTTTTATCCGTTTGCGGATTATTATGTGACCAATGTGAATATTTCAATAGCCATTGTGCAGGCTGTCAAGCTGTTAGAGGATCTACCTTCTGGGCACAAGAGGCTTTTCCGGATAAAATATGCCCTCTATATCAATGCTCGGTGATGGAAAAGAGATATTCTCATTGTGGCCAATGTCCTGAACTTCCCTGTAAAAAGTATGCTAACCTGAGAGATCCTAATATTTCTGAAGAAGAGCATGATCAATCAATCAAAGAAAGAGTTTCAAGAATGAAACAAATGGAAAAATAA
- a CDS encoding DUF3795 domain-containing protein: protein MEIKYREIGICGLSCRLCPHYHMNTESRCPGCKSDGRIKVGCPFIACAIKRKGLEFCWDCADSSFCERWKNHRNAGKKVDSFKCYQKLEDDIALICEIGIIAFEKVQKKREQSLREMLAKFNEGRSKSYYCIAATILEIGELEQALAEAKQKSIGLDIKGKSRYLHSILDDIARKKKYYLKIRRGE, encoded by the coding sequence ATGGAAATAAAGTATCGAGAGATTGGCATATGCGGTCTATCCTGCCGACTTTGCCCGCATTATCACATGAATACCGAAAGCCGCTGTCCGGGATGTAAAAGTGATGGCAGGATAAAAGTGGGATGCCCTTTTATTGCCTGTGCCATTAAGAGAAAGGGACTTGAATTTTGCTGGGATTGCGCTGATAGCAGTTTCTGCGAAAGATGGAAAAATCACCGAAATGCGGGGAAAAAGGTAGATTCATTCAAATGCTACCAAAAATTAGAAGATGACATTGCATTGATTTGTGAAATAGGTATTATAGCGTTTGAGAAGGTCCAGAAAAAGAGAGAGCAATCATTAAGAGAGATGTTGGCAAAGTTTAATGAAGGACGTTCTAAAAGCTATTATTGTATTGCAGCTACTATTCTGGAGATCGGAGAGCTGGAACAGGCATTAGCAGAGGCAAAGCAAAAATCTATTGGACTGGATATAAAAGGTAAATCCAGATACCTTCATTCTATATTGGATGATATCGCCAGGAAGAAAAAATATTATCTAAAGATAAGAAGGGGAGAATAA
- a CDS encoding isoprenylcysteine carboxylmethyltransferase family protein: MNMDIVRRMAQVFLTLLIQSIILFVSAGTLSWNWAWIFIVIGIFILVINYTVLPREVIEERGREKKNVKKWDKILMSINIVPILGIYVLSGLDYRFSWSPYLHYSIHILGIIAVFLGSMLFTWSMVSNKFFSTMVRIQDERGHSIAAEGPYRYVRHPGYVGYIVMAIATPLTLGSIYALLMSFLVMIIFIIRTILEDKTLLKELEGYKGYSKKVKYRLIPCIWLYGHI, encoded by the coding sequence ATGAATATGGATATTGTAAGAAGAATGGCACAGGTATTTCTAACACTTTTAATACAGAGCATTATCCTTTTTGTTTCTGCCGGGACACTGAGCTGGAATTGGGCTTGGATTTTTATCGTCATCGGAATATTTATTTTAGTGATTAATTATACTGTACTGCCCAGGGAAGTGATTGAAGAAAGAGGAAGAGAAAAGAAAAATGTTAAAAAATGGGATAAAATATTGATGAGCATAAATATTGTTCCAATCTTGGGAATCTATGTTCTTTCTGGATTGGATTATCGGTTTAGCTGGAGCCCCTATTTGCATTATAGTATTCATATTCTTGGCATTATTGCTGTATTTTTAGGGTCGATGCTCTTCACCTGGTCAATGGTATCAAATAAATTCTTTTCTACCATGGTCCGTATTCAGGATGAGCGAGGTCACAGCATAGCAGCAGAAGGACCATACAGGTATGTACGGCATCCCGGCTATGTCGGTTATATAGTAATGGCGATAGCTACACCACTGACTTTAGGTTCAATTTACGCTTTACTGATGTCCTTTCTTGTTATGATAATATTCATCATTCGTACTATATTGGAGGATAAAACCTTACTTAAGGAGTTGGAAGGCTATAAAGGGTATTCTAAAAAAGTGAAATACAGGTTAATTCCTTGTATATGGCTATATGGTCATATTTAA